A part of Mycolicibacterium sp. TUM20985 genomic DNA contains:
- a CDS encoding metal-sensitive transcriptional regulator, translated as MVGDEQSIGAVLNRLRRAQGQLNGVITMIEQGRDCKDVVTQLAAVSRALDRAGFKIVATGLRECLTGEGADGAKPMTEAELEKLFLALA; from the coding sequence ATGGTTGGCGACGAGCAGAGCATTGGCGCCGTGTTGAACCGGCTCCGGCGGGCGCAGGGGCAACTCAACGGCGTGATCACCATGATCGAACAGGGCCGCGACTGCAAGGACGTCGTGACGCAACTGGCCGCGGTCTCGCGCGCGCTGGATCGCGCGGGTTTCAAGATCGTGGCAACGGGACTCCGCGAATGCCTGACCGGTGAAGGCGCCGACGGTGCCAAGCCCATGACCGAGGCGGAATTGGAGAAGCTGTTCCTCGCCCTCGCGTGA
- the fdxA gene encoding ferredoxin: MTYVIGSDCVDVMDKSCVQECPVDCIYEGDRILYIQPEECVDCGACRIACRVDAIYYETDVPQDQLQHLADNAAFFHDVLPGRDQPLGMPGGAEGLGRVGVDTPLVAAL, encoded by the coding sequence ATGACCTATGTGATCGGAAGCGACTGCGTCGACGTCATGGACAAGTCCTGCGTGCAGGAGTGTCCCGTCGACTGCATCTACGAAGGTGACAGGATCCTCTACATCCAGCCCGAGGAATGCGTGGACTGTGGCGCGTGCCGAATCGCCTGCCGGGTTGACGCGATCTACTACGAAACCGACGTGCCCCAGGACCAGCTCCAGCACTTGGCGGACAACGCAGCGTTCTTCCACGACGTCCTGCCGGGGCGGGATCAGCCGCTGGGGATGCCCGGCGGTGCAGAAGGGCTGGGCCGCGTCGGTGTCGACACTCCATTGGTCGCCGCGCTCTGA
- a CDS encoding Rv2629 family ribosome hibernation factor — MHSQRFRPLVSQAGPFVSMYFDDSHDTADAQAQLETRWSDLRKELDGVDDAVVALLEAAVLHRRPVVGRRGRGIIATASGVVIDEVLSVPPVTAEVRISEYPHVMPFVEFGTCRSPYVFACVDHTGADVVVSRGTRGWSEKISASGHSAHRGTSGDGYADTSPRTLEAIRKNTRAVADRLTVLADRVDAKAVFVAGAVRSRTEVVAALPPRIASCVTQLPAAARGSVTQQVDIDDAVATEFGTRRAGEDARHREHFAGELARGSGLAAEGMAAVCAALRTGDVETLIVGKLGEQTVLTGADRRTVAPDADTLSELGEPVARVVRADEALPFAAIGCGAALVLADASYDPADGIGAVLRYRTG, encoded by the coding sequence GTGCACTCGCAGCGATTTCGACCATTGGTGTCCCAGGCGGGGCCGTTCGTGTCGATGTACTTCGACGATTCCCATGACACCGCGGACGCGCAGGCACAGCTGGAGACGCGCTGGAGCGATCTGCGCAAGGAGCTCGACGGCGTCGACGACGCCGTAGTGGCGCTCCTGGAAGCCGCCGTGCTGCACCGACGGCCGGTGGTGGGGCGGCGTGGCCGCGGCATCATCGCCACGGCCTCGGGTGTCGTGATCGACGAGGTCTTGTCGGTACCGCCGGTCACTGCGGAGGTTCGGATCTCCGAATATCCCCATGTAATGCCTTTCGTGGAGTTCGGCACCTGCCGTTCGCCCTATGTGTTCGCCTGCGTCGACCACACGGGCGCAGACGTCGTGGTGAGCAGGGGAACGCGAGGGTGGTCCGAGAAGATCAGCGCGTCGGGACATTCGGCACATCGGGGAACGTCGGGGGACGGTTACGCCGACACCTCGCCGCGAACGCTCGAGGCGATTCGGAAGAACACCCGCGCCGTGGCCGATCGGCTGACCGTGCTCGCCGACCGTGTCGATGCGAAGGCGGTCTTCGTCGCGGGTGCGGTTCGGTCTCGCACGGAGGTCGTCGCGGCCCTGCCGCCACGGATCGCTTCCTGCGTCACGCAACTGCCCGCGGCCGCCCGCGGCTCGGTGACCCAGCAGGTCGACATCGACGACGCCGTCGCCACTGAATTCGGGACGAGACGGGCGGGTGAGGACGCTCGGCACCGCGAGCACTTCGCGGGCGAGCTGGCCCGAGGATCCGGGCTCGCCGCGGAGGGAATGGCCGCGGTCTGCGCTGCCCTGCGCACGGGTGACGTCGAAACCCTGATCGTCGGGAAGCTCGGTGAGCAAACGGTTCTCACCGGTGCGGATCGGCGAACGGTCGCCCCGGACGCCGACACGCTATCCGAACTCGGCGAACCGGTGGCACGGGTGGTCAGGGCCGACGAGGCGCTGCCGTTCGCCGCCATCGGTTGCGGGGCGGCCCTGGTGCTCGCCGACGCGAGCTACGATCCCGCCGATGGCATCGGCGCGGTGCTTCGGTACCGGACCGGCTAG